In the Vicia villosa cultivar HV-30 ecotype Madison, WI unplaced genomic scaffold, Vvil1.0 ctg.000011F_1_1, whole genome shotgun sequence genome, aaaagaAACCCTACCGTATTAGCCTCCAGAAGCTTTGGTACCTCACatgcaaaacaaaatatatattaggtcAAAAAAAATCAGAGGAGACGAGGGAAGATGAGGAACACGAAGAGAGAAGAGAATCGTACCCAGATAATCGTACGCAGATGAATAGAGGAAGCCTCCAGAAGCTTTGGTACCTCAActacaaaacaaaatatatattaggtcCAAACAAAATCAGAGAAGACGATAGAGAAGATGAGGAACACGAACAGAGAATCGTGAGATGAAGAGAGTTAGGGTTCGTGAGTTAGGATTCGTGAGATGAAGAGGGTTAGGGTTCGTGAAATGATTGAGGTTAGTGAGATGAAGGTGAAGCAGAGATGAAAGCAGAGATGAAGGTGAAGAATCTAACCTGTAGGCGATGGAGGTGGCAGCAGCGGCGGAGCGGCGGAACGGCGAAGCGAGATGGAGTTTTCAGATAGTTTTGGGAGATGAAGTTTTCAGATAGTGTTTTGTTCATATGGCTCGATCGTTTTTGttgttctttcatttttttcttttttttaattaaaaaaatagaaaagaaaatattaaaagatagagggaaactaaaaaaaaaggagGGAACTTTTGGAGGGTTTTTTTTTGGGGTTTTGGCCACAGTTTGAACTGAAAATTATAGGCCTCGGTTTCTTAGttgcggcttaaaatatctacCGCTATACAGGCCACAGTTTtacactccggattcaatatttcTATAACATACGTCTACGCTTTGATAATCATGGctaaatcatatatgtggccacagtttctgagctgtggacaattttagcgtggccgtaggccaaatttctagtagtgCTCCCAAAAAGAAGAATGGTCCTTACAGAGATATCGAACAAGTCGTGAAGCGTAAGGATCTGaattaagtgtgaggaagaagtctcacGTTGGTTAGAAAAGAAAAGAGTGAACAATTTATAAATGAGAGAACTCATACACCTATCACTTTAAGGTTTTTGGTAaatatgtggtgtgtctctcacaaaagtGTATCTCAAGTGTAATATGCTCACTCGTTGACCTCTTCGAAGTGCTTCTTACAGAAAATAGTCAACAATCTTGATGAAAATTTTAAAGCGTAgggaatttttttcttttaataaaaatatggaaTTTTCATACTTTATTCATTCAGAAACAAATAAGACACTGAGTTGCTCATGCAAGATGATCCATACATAAGTAATTTTCATCTCTAATTATACGCCAACATGAATTCAACATATTATGATTACTAACATGTCATTGCTAACATGTACTATAGGGAGACGCATTAAGTGCATGGTGCACAAGCgattcaaatatttaaatttattcacTATATGATTGGTTTGTACATGTTAACCatagtcataataataataactatctTCCTTTATTAAAAAGCAGGAGAGTGACGGGAACTGGACCATACAAGttattccttttgaaaaaaataattagtattattaattaaattggaCCACGTGATTTTTCTATTTAAATCTATTCTTGTTGCTTAAGTGGCGATAAGAAATGTCTTTAATAAAGCTTACTCGTTTCAAATCTTGAATTGATGTTTTTTCCATTCTTTGTGAGTACATTATAGACAATGGAAGATGGGTACAAAAGCATGATTGATCCATATTCAAGAAGGTAAAAAACAGACTAGGCTTTTATTTTGGTCCACACCTAATTATTCATCATAGATTGGTGCTATGTTTAACTCTATTTTTAAGATCAATagatttgaatattttttaaaatcaaagatATGAATATTTTTTGGTATAATTTATTTCatctataaaattgattttaacttATTCTTTTGACTTAAAAATGTTTATTCATTTGAATGGATGGACAGTAGAAAATTTGATATTGAATTTGTTATCTAAGGTGAGGTGAATTAGAACAAGTGTTTTCTATCATTAGTGTTTTCTGATATTAAGGTTAATGTTTAACAGAAGTTACAAATCCATTCTATGCTAGCAGAAGTATTTATCAATTTCATTGGTACCACCAAGAGTGGCAAGGAGGTATCAATCCGGCACACGCGTGTATGCTTAAGTTAAATCAagcttttgttaaaaaaattaattgtaatTAAATAGCTCGAGACTAAAATCGTGAACGAATCCTTCTTTTTTTacagtatttcaagcactcttaTATTTATTCTAAAGTTTATATgcaaaaatatttaggataattcAGCCTATATTCGAGTTTGCAGAAGACCAATGAAAATTTGAATGTTAGAAATATGAACTATTAAATTCTGTGTGAAGaggataaatttttttaatgtatttttctgACTCCGAAATGTTGAATATATAGGCCAAATAGTGTTCTTTCACAAGGTTGCGACCCTTCATGAAACATACTCTTTCAGAAATATTTTTTGTCGGGTGTTGCAACTTTTCGCCTACTGTAACACTTCAGAAGCGTTGCCTATTTGGACTGCATTTTGCAACAATTCACAAAGCTTTGTCTATGTTtgaattcaaaatacaaactgtCTACTGCAACACTTTACAAAGTGTTGTCTATTTTTGAATTCAAAATATAAATTGCCTACTCCAACACTTTACAAGTGTTGCCTatttttgaattcaaaaaacaaccttcactttcatattttctttcaatttgaAACACACCCATGGTGAtctcccacttgttctaataatgacaagatcAATTACTGAAAAAGGAAAATAATTCTTGAAGATCCCTATTCATGGTCTGAAGTTGAAAAAATTCTTGACAGTGAAGATGCTAGAGAAGGTTAGGACACTGGTAAATGATGTTGGCTTTCTAATGTTGGTGAATTATTCTCTGATCATGTTTGATGCTCCATTGTTATATGCTTTTGTTCATCGATGGCATAAGGAGATATTTACATTTCTTCTTCCATTTGATGAGATGACATTATTATGAATGATGTCTCTAGTCTATTTCATCTATTTCTTACTGGTAACTTTTTCACTCCTCTTTTGATTTGCAACCATGAGTGTAGAGACATACATGAGGCTTACACGAGAGATGATATTGGATGAGTTTTAAATATAACCTAACACTCATTTTCATCATTCTTAACTCCAAGAGAGTTATGTGTCATTGATGCAGTATTATATGTCCCAAGAGGCCGTTGAGGTGTACATGTTGCGTATCCGGTGAATTCAATGCGAATAATTTAACAAGATATTTAAGGACAAGAGAAGGACAAAATTCCAATagacataattttttcaaaatgtcTGATATAGACAACATATGTAGAGTTGTCGAATGGGCCAGCCCAGTCCGCTTCGGTCCGGTGGGCCAAAATATTTAAATGGACTGGCCCTGCCCGACCCAATTCTTTAATGGGCTACAGAAAATGAGTCTGACCTGTTTTTCAAAGGCCCGTGTAGTCTGATGGGCCAGATCGACCCAATTTTTAATGGGCTACAGAAAATGAGTCTGACCCGTTTTTCAAAGGCCCGTGCAGTCTGATGGGTCAGTCCGACCCAATTTTTAATGGGCTACAGAAAATGAGTCTGACCCGTTTTTCAAAGGTCCGTGCAGTCTGATGGGTAcccgtatttcaatattataattttaattttataaaaaagatgTAATTGACAAATGTTGCATAACATAAGTAAAGAGACATCATTAACTTAgttaagtgatgtttaaaatattcatcaaatcaacATCCATGTATAAGtacaaagtaacttaatattatcacaaatacttatcaaattttctcttcatcttACAACGATTTCCTTGATCACATCGTCTTGAAGATATATCTTTATCCTCTTTAACTTTTatttatcacttgaaaacacatttaggCAATCATATATTATCTCGATTTTTTTTCctcaaaatttaccaaaatctttttttaaaggGTCGGTCTAAAGCTCACTTGGCCCAGCCAGACTCAACCCATGAAAAACATAGTCCCGATTGACTGAACCAAAAATATAGAGTCgtgttttttaagttattttacgACCCTTCATACGCAAAATTATTAGAATTATGGGTCATACCCATTTTAACAGCTCTAAACAAGTGCCCCTGATTTTTCAATAAATTGGATATAAATTTACTTTTAGTTATAACTGCCGGATTTTGTTTTCTACTAGCATCATGGGagtgtatttttttttcaaaatacttatattaaaaattaagagATGCAAATTATGAGTAACAGGGACATTACGAAATTCGTAGGGGAGATAAATCTAAAGTGGGGGTGCCTAGGTAAAAAGTGAAGGGTGTCAGATATATACTTCTTCACATTCACAGGTCACATAGCAGCTAGATGTTATAACTTGTAACTAAATCCCAGAAGAAGTGTAACTTATTATCGCATTGGGTATCTATTTTTACGTAATTGGAAATAACAAAAGAGCACATGAATAATAGTCTTATCTTAAGCTCATACTTTTTACTCAGATTTAAACATGATGTCAAGGTTTTGATTTTTGGAGTCAGCCATTTTAAGACTTGTTGAAATCACAATGACATTGACAAAATTAAGCTTACACTATGTTTCTGTCAAAACACACAATATAAATTGATGTAGTGCAATAGTTTGCTATTTCATTTCTCACACAATCCATGTTTTTTTATCTACACTATAAATTCGCCACTTTCTCATAAAAGAGCACACTGATGTGCTATTTAGTGACTGCAGAAAAACTCAATTTGTTTGTCTCACTGTGTCAAGATGACAATGGACAACAAGCTGTTGAACTCATTGAAAACAGACACATTACATGCTGCAACTGTTAGAGAAATCCTCTATCTTCCTCCGTATCGTTTTTGATAGTAACTTGCTCTTAGAGGCGTTGCACAACGATCCTTCCATATATTAACCGAAGGGTCAGAACCAGAACTGCTTATACTGTTATATCCATTCAGAAATGTTGAATTTGTGTTATGAGACAGACAATCATCCATTGTGAGTCTCTTAGAATTCTGCGAAGAACTTCTGTAAGCTTTGAGTTTAGCCTTAGTTGATTCTGTCAAACTCATGTAGCTTGGTACATCTTTTTCCTCTCTTGCTTCCACCATAACAGTATTGTTGCTGAATGGCAAAGGGGATCCAGATGTACATGAAGATGATATAGCGCTATCGTCGTTCATGTATTCGGAGCTTATGGTGGAAGAGGATGGAGTTTGGTGACTGATTTTAAGAGCTGAAATCCTAGTTGTCATACCATTCCttcttgtttgaaaagtaggAACAAGTTCTTCACTCTTCCTGATTGACATTGGACTCTCCCATGGTTTGTTCGCCATCCAGCGTTCTAACAAGCCGTTTCCTAAGCTCTTGTTGTCGCGATTGTGATGATGCTTGAGAGGAGTCACTGATTTTGAGTTTGGACTAGCACTCATTCTTGACTGCAATACAAGCAAACAAGCACAGATATTGGAACAAAACTGAACGAGTTCGAAAATAATAAATTAGATGTTCTCGACTTAATTACCTGTGCCGATAGAGAGTATGCCATTGCGCGATCCCTCTTGATTGCTCCTTCTTGCCTCAGTTTTAGCTTTGCTTTAACTTCATCTGCAGTTCCAGGAATTTCACACCATCCTTGCTGATAACAAATAACATAGCGAAATTTTCAATATGTTAAGAATCTATCGTTGAATGctatattttgaaggaaattataGAGTGCTTACAAGTTTAGCGGAATCAGCTTGGTTGCGATGGTCGTCTAATAACTGCTGAACTGCTTTTCCTTCTGGAGAATTCCTGACATTCCTAGCCCTTACACGAGCTTGAACTCGAACAAGAGCCTGCATGCACCTCAGAGTAACCGCGGCTTGTTTTCGCACTTGCCTGCCTCTAAATATAGCTTGCAGCCTCACCACTGCCCTCAATGCCCTCAAAGCTCTTCTAGCCTACAACGAGAAAATAAGCTCAAGAGTTAAGAAACATATGCCTAATATACTGATCAAATCCTCATAAAACAATGAGAAACAAAAGTGGCTGATATTACTGCAATAAACCCTCAAATTCGCTAGTGTTTATGCTGAATCATAGACTTAGTTATACTGCATATTCCCCTGGCATTTTAGTAGCACAACAGGCATACAAAAGAACCTAACTACCCAAGTCATTCAGATCCccgaactaaaataaataaaatgagtacacccaaggttttaaaaaacagtAGAAAATGGCCGCAACAAAACAGTATCAAAAGATGCCGATACTGATACTGTCGTTCATCGACTTCATGATTAAAAAGTAATTGTGGTTAATTAACACCGCGATAACCACAATCAGTATCGCAACACTTTTACTGGCCAAAATCTTGAAAGTCTTTACGCGACCACAACGTGACTGCAATCATTATTTAAAACCTTGAGTACACCTATAAAATCAATTTTGAGTCTATAGGCAAAATCACCAAATTCTAGGTTCTTGAACCAACTCTACTTGAAAATATCCAAACATGTCATCAAGTGTAAAATTGAAACAAAACATACACTAAAGTAAACTTGGAATTTCCAACATGTTTGATTTTGACATAGCACTATGTGATGAAAATTAAACTCACAACACAAATCATAGAAAGCTTAAAACCCTAAACCAGGAAAAGAAACGGTTACCAAGAAAGCTCGAAAAAGAGCCTGAATTCGAATAGCCGCCCATTCCTGCCTGATGAGGTTAAAATCCTTAGGTTGAGCTCGAACCACGACAGCAACCGCAGCAGCAGTAAGCGAAGAGTCAC is a window encoding:
- the LOC131621772 gene encoding protein IQ-DOMAIN 6-like, producing MGASGKWFKSLLSHKKISSSTTTSDQEKKINGDNKSGSSAKKKWKLWKSSSEGSTSSSMKKSGGGTASVCDSSLTAAAVAVVVRAQPKDFNLIRQEWAAIRIQALFRAFLARRALRALRAVVRLQAIFRGRQVRKQAAVTLRCMQALVRVQARVRARNVRNSPEGKAVQQLLDDHRNQADSAKLQGWCEIPGTADEVKAKLKLRQEGAIKRDRAMAYSLSAQSRMSASPNSKSVTPLKHHHNRDNKSLGNGLLERWMANKPWESPMSIRKSEELVPTFQTRRNGMTTRISALKISHQTPSSSTISSEYMNDDSAISSSCTSGSPLPFSNNTVMVEAREEKDVPSYMSLTESTKAKLKAYRSSSQNSKRLTMDDCLSHNTNSTFLNGYNSISSSGSDPSVNIWKDRCATPLRASYYQKRYGGR